The proteins below are encoded in one region of Roseovarius bejariae:
- a CDS encoding formylglycine-generating enzyme family protein, with amino-acid sequence MERFRECDVCPEMIVIPPGAFMMGAIPGESRNPYDFYGEGATGRKRGPDEINIMPSEHPRHRVEIDIPYAMARNEITHREWMHCVDDGACTHKPDHRVLTPEGYRDLGPDHPVVNISFLDIQDYVDWLNGRVGADVYRLPTEAEWEYAARAGTTTRFAQGSDLTSDQANFSGRATEKLRGMPLPDLVSRYGPVPVGALDAANSWGLRHMSGNVAEFTLSCDHHVHLGLPTSSAYLEHTRARRPCERIVAKGGDYGSTMDSLRPARRYRPTIDRRRDFWGFRILRVFEKENR; translated from the coding sequence TTGGAGCGCTTTCGCGAATGCGACGTTTGCCCGGAGATGATCGTGATCCCGCCGGGGGCGTTCATGATGGGGGCGATACCGGGCGAGTCGCGCAATCCGTACGATTTTTATGGTGAGGGCGCGACAGGCCGGAAACGTGGTCCCGACGAAATCAACATCATGCCCTCTGAACATCCGCGTCATAGGGTGGAGATTGATATTCCCTATGCTATGGCTCGTAATGAGATCACCCACCGAGAGTGGATGCACTGTGTGGATGACGGTGCCTGCACGCACAAACCTGATCATCGGGTTTTGACGCCAGAAGGCTATCGTGATCTTGGCCCGGATCATCCTGTGGTGAACATATCTTTTCTTGATATTCAGGACTATGTTGATTGGTTGAATGGGCGGGTCGGCGCGGATGTATACCGATTGCCGACCGAAGCTGAATGGGAGTATGCGGCGCGGGCGGGCACGACAACACGCTTTGCGCAAGGCTCCGATCTGACATCCGATCAGGCGAATTTTTCGGGGCGCGCAACGGAAAAGCTGCGGGGCATGCCACTTCCAGATTTGGTAAGCCGTTATGGCCCTGTTCCAGTTGGGGCGCTTGATGCGGCCAATTCCTGGGGCCTGCGGCACATGTCCGGGAATGTCGCCGAGTTCACTCTTTCCTGTGACCACCACGTCCATTTGGGGCTGCCCACGTCGAGCGCCTACCTGGAGCACACGCGAGCGCGCAGGCCTTGTGAAAGAATCGTCGCGAAGGGAGGGGACTACGGGTCCACCATGGATAGCTTGCGACCCGCGCGTCGATATCGCCCCACAATAGATCGCAGACGCGACTTCTGGGGGTTTCGTATTTTACGAGTATTCGAAAAGGAGAATAGGTAA
- a CDS encoding tetratricopeptide repeat protein, giving the protein MTFARIKLLGVLFLMSLGGTLWAQGFDKGRDAYNKRDFATAMRELRPLAEQGDARAQTLLGQMYSEGFKLGNDTLERDEAKAAQWTRRAAEQGHPQAQFNLGKMYDGGHGVSMDHAEAARWTLRAAEQGHTLAQHSIGVNFLVGQGVPEDGAEAAKWLRRAAEKGYPIAQRQLGELLARGDDGIPQDEVEALGWLGLYALQTGRDPAHFRLGVRYEHDPTDFVRAYMFYAISKANGFEYATEAIDSVSEKMATAEISKAQAMARDCLHSNYIDCGWRTPSTLEK; this is encoded by the coding sequence ATGACGTTTGCCCGTATCAAGTTGCTTGGTGTGTTATTTCTGATGTCCCTCGGGGGTACACTTTGGGCACAGGGCTTCGACAAGGGACGTGATGCTTATAATAAGCGCGACTTCGCGACCGCTATGCGGGAGTTGCGCCCGCTGGCGGAACAAGGCGATGCCCGCGCCCAAACCCTCCTTGGACAAATGTATTCCGAAGGCTTCAAGCTGGGAAACGATACCTTGGAAAGAGATGAGGCCAAAGCTGCTCAATGGACGCGCCGCGCCGCCGAGCAAGGCCACCCCCAAGCCCAGTTCAATCTGGGTAAAATGTACGATGGCGGCCATGGCGTCTCCATGGATCACGCTGAAGCGGCACGATGGACACTTCGCGCGGCCGAACAGGGCCATACCCTTGCTCAGCATAGCATTGGGGTGAACTTCCTTGTCGGTCAGGGCGTCCCGGAAGATGGCGCAGAAGCTGCGAAATGGCTACGCCGCGCAGCTGAAAAGGGGTATCCGATCGCGCAAAGGCAACTTGGCGAGCTTCTCGCAAGGGGCGACGATGGTATTCCGCAAGACGAGGTTGAAGCCTTGGGGTGGCTCGGACTTTATGCATTGCAAACAGGGCGCGATCCCGCCCATTTCAGGCTCGGGGTGCGCTACGAACACGATCCCACGGATTTCGTCAGGGCGTATATGTTTTACGCTATTAGCAAGGCCAACGGCTTTGAATATGCAACCGAAGCCATAGACAGTGTATCCGAAAAGATGGCTACCGCTGAAATATCAAAAGCCCAGGCAATGGCCCGTGACTGCCTGCACAGCAACTATATCGACTGTGGGTGGCGAACTCCGTCTACGCTCGAAAAGTAG
- a CDS encoding ABC transporter ATP-binding protein — MSEVMLALEGVSKTYNKGREAEVRVLQDVDLQVRKGEMVALVAPSGAGKSTLLHIAGLLDTPDAGTVSIGGVDFTGLSDRRRTIARRREVGFVYQFHHLLPEFTAEENIVLPQLANGMPKAEARLRAEELLARVGIGERAGHRPSAMSGGEQQRVAFCRALANEPRLLLADEPTGNLDPATSERVFEALVGLVRDTGLSALIATHNLELAARMDRVVKLDQGQVVAG; from the coding sequence ATGAGTGAGGTGATGTTGGCGCTGGAGGGGGTTTCCAAGACCTATAACAAGGGGCGCGAGGCCGAGGTGCGCGTTTTGCAGGACGTGGATTTGCAGGTGCGCAAGGGTGAAATGGTCGCCTTGGTGGCGCCCTCGGGCGCGGGCAAGTCGACGCTTTTGCATATCGCGGGGCTTCTGGATACGCCGGACGCGGGGACGGTTTCCATCGGGGGCGTGGATTTCACCGGGCTGTCGGACCGGCGGCGGACCATTGCGCGGCGGCGGGAGGTGGGGTTTGTCTACCAGTTTCACCATCTGTTGCCCGAGTTCACGGCGGAAGAGAACATCGTATTGCCGCAACTGGCCAACGGGATGCCGAAGGCCGAGGCACGGCTGCGGGCCGAGGAACTGCTGGCCCGTGTCGGTATCGGTGAGCGGGCGGGGCATCGCCCCTCGGCCATGTCGGGCGGCGAGCAGCAGCGGGTGGCCTTTTGCCGGGCGCTGGCCAATGAGCCGCGGCTGTTGCTGGCCGATGAGCCGACGGGGAATTTGGACCCGGCCACCTCGGAGCGGGTGTTCGAGGCGCTGGTGGGGTTGGTGCGCGATACCGGGCTGTCGGCGCTGATCGCCACCCACAACCTTGAACTGGCCGCGCGGATGGACCGGGTGGTGAAGCTGGACCAGGGGCAGGTGGTGGCGGGGTAA
- a CDS encoding lipoprotein-releasing ABC transporter permease subunit, which yields MIAWRYLRAKRAEGGVSVMTWISLIGITLAVFALIATLAVRSGFRAEFVDTILGSNAHVTVYNSGQVDGQTGRVDRTIEDYDAMAAQVRKVDGVKRVAPLVKGQVMANARSRNAGVQVFGIKPADLKTIPRVADPETAQGDIERFAEGVAIGSGVARELGVSLGDKIKLISPNGVKTAFGTSPRVNAYEVVYVFTAGRYDIDRVRVYLPFGEAQSFFNREGRADELEVMVADPDRVEEMTLDLMRAAGDRSQVWTWKDASGGFLRALEVEDNVMFIILSILVLIAAMNITSGLIMLVKNKGRDIGILRTMGLTEGSVLRVFFICGAFTGIIGTVFGVILGCLFAIYIDPIFSFVNVMMGGQVWDPSIRGIYHLPAQLQFADVVSAVVLSLGLSFVVTIFPARRAARMNPVEALRYE from the coding sequence ATGATCGCATGGCGTTACCTGCGTGCCAAGCGCGCCGAGGGTGGCGTGAGCGTGATGACGTGGATCAGCCTGATTGGCATTACATTGGCGGTTTTCGCGCTGATTGCCACGCTGGCGGTGCGGTCGGGGTTTCGGGCGGAGTTCGTGGATACGATCCTTGGGTCGAATGCGCATGTGACGGTTTACAACAGCGGCCAGGTGGATGGGCAGACAGGCCGTGTCGACCGGACGATCGAGGATTACGATGCCATGGCCGCGCAGGTGCGCAAGGTGGACGGCGTGAAGCGGGTTGCCCCCTTGGTGAAAGGGCAGGTCATGGCCAATGCCCGCAGCCGCAACGCGGGGGTGCAGGTGTTCGGCATCAAGCCCGCGGACCTCAAGACCATTCCGCGCGTGGCCGACCCCGAGACCGCGCAGGGCGATATCGAACGGTTCGCCGAGGGCGTGGCCATCGGCTCGGGCGTGGCACGGGAACTGGGCGTGAGCCTTGGCGACAAGATCAAGCTGATTTCGCCCAACGGGGTGAAGACGGCCTTTGGTACCAGTCCACGGGTCAATGCCTATGAGGTGGTCTATGTCTTTACCGCCGGGCGCTATGACATCGACCGGGTGCGGGTGTACCTGCCCTTCGGTGAGGCGCAGAGCTTTTTCAACCGCGAGGGGCGGGCGGACGAGCTGGAGGTTATGGTGGCCGACCCGGACCGGGTGGAGGAGATGACCCTTGATCTGATGCGGGCCGCCGGGGATCGGTCGCAGGTCTGGACGTGGAAGGATGCCAGCGGCGGGTTTTTGCGCGCCTTGGAGGTGGAGGACAACGTGATGTTCATCATCCTGTCGATCCTCGTGTTGATCGCGGCGATGAATATCACCAGCGGTTTGATCATGCTGGTCAAGAACAAGGGCCGCGATATTGGCATCCTGCGCACCATGGGATTGACCGAAGGATCGGTTTTGCGGGTGTTTTTCATTTGCGGGGCCTTTACCGGGATCATCGGCACGGTGTTCGGGGTGATCCTTGGCTGCCTTTTTGCCATCTACATCGACCCGATCTTCAGTTTCGTGAACGTGATGATGGGCGGGCAGGTCTGGGACCCGTCGATCCGGGGGATTTACCATTTGCCGGCGCAGTTGCAGTTTGCCGATGTGGTCTCGGCGGTGGTTCTGTCTTTGGGCCTGTCCTTTGTCGTGACGATTTTCCCCGCGCGCCGGGCGGCGCGGATGAACCCGGTGGAGGCGCTGCGCTATGAGTGA
- a CDS encoding ferredoxin reductase family protein, translating to MPAAALILLYLALALAPLGLAWAQGLPPRGPWDELASGLGLVALAMILLEFLQLGRFRTTTAKVGSDVVMRAHQLLARVALGAALLHPFLYTAPMKQAPVWDTTRQTAIDASWSGLWPGIAAWLLLGALVASGIGRDALGIRYQTWRALHGLGAVLVAGGGTLHALRAGRYSADPALAALWLAFLALALGALLWVYVISPLKQLRHPFRVASVTRAAERTWRLRLAPDSRRPFRYRAGQFAWLTIRHPVWSLNDNPFSIASAPAQDDGLEFIIKELGDSTSRLGQLQPGTRVWVDGPHGHLTLDAHQEAPGVALIAGGVGIAPLLGLLRELTATDDPRPTTLLYGNRVQEQIVARDELDRLTETHGTEIVHILSEPPKGWTGPTGQIDAALLRAHFGTPNHRDWLYVLCGPPAMIEAVESTLIDMGVPASHILSELFRYD from the coding sequence ATGCCTGCCGCCGCCCTGATCCTTCTGTACCTTGCGCTTGCCCTCGCCCCCCTCGGGCTTGCCTGGGCGCAAGGCCTGCCCCCGCGCGGCCCATGGGACGAACTGGCCAGCGGGCTGGGCCTTGTGGCGCTTGCCATGATTCTGCTGGAGTTCCTGCAACTTGGCCGCTTCCGCACCACCACCGCAAAGGTCGGCAGCGACGTGGTGATGCGCGCCCATCAACTTCTGGCCCGCGTGGCCCTTGGTGCGGCCCTGCTGCACCCCTTTCTCTATACTGCCCCGATGAAACAGGCCCCCGTCTGGGACACCACCCGCCAAACCGCGATTGACGCCTCTTGGTCCGGCCTCTGGCCCGGCATCGCCGCATGGCTTTTGCTTGGCGCACTGGTGGCCTCCGGCATCGGGCGCGACGCCCTTGGCATCCGTTACCAGACATGGCGCGCCCTGCATGGGCTTGGTGCGGTTCTGGTGGCGGGCGGCGGCACGCTCCACGCCCTGCGCGCAGGGCGCTACAGCGCCGATCCCGCGCTGGCCGCCCTTTGGCTGGCATTCCTCGCTCTCGCCCTTGGCGCGCTCCTCTGGGTCTATGTCATCTCGCCACTCAAACAATTGCGCCACCCCTTCCGGGTGGCCTCCGTCACCCGCGCCGCCGAGCGCACATGGCGGCTTCGTCTTGCGCCCGACAGCCGCCGCCCCTTCCGCTACCGCGCCGGGCAATTCGCATGGCTCACCATCAGGCATCCTGTCTGGTCGCTCAACGACAATCCCTTTTCCATCGCTTCCGCCCCGGCCCAAGACGACGGGCTAGAGTTCATCATCAAGGAGTTGGGCGATTCCACCTCGCGTCTGGGGCAACTTCAGCCCGGCACGCGTGTTTGGGTTGATGGCCCACACGGCCACCTCACACTTGACGCCCACCAAGAGGCCCCCGGCGTGGCCCTCATCGCGGGGGGCGTCGGTATCGCCCCGCTTCTGGGCCTGCTGCGTGAATTGACGGCCACCGATGATCCGCGCCCAACCACCCTGCTCTATGGCAATCGGGTACAGGAACAGATCGTGGCGCGCGACGAGTTGGACCGCCTCACCGAAACCCATGGCACCGAAATCGTCCATATCCTCTCCGAGCCGCCCAAGGGCTGGACCGGCCCCACCGGCCAGATCGACGCGGCCCTCCTGCGCGCCCATTTCGGCACACCCAATCATCGCGATTGGCTCTATGTCCTCTGCGGCCCGCCTGCGATGATCGAAGCGGTCGAATCCACCCTCATCGACATGGGCGTGCCCGCCTCCCACATCCTGTCCGAGTTGTTCCGCTATGATTAA